The following nucleotide sequence is from Cucumis melo cultivar AY chromosome 1, USDA_Cmelo_AY_1.0, whole genome shotgun sequence.
TACTGTCTGTCTTTTCAACACTAGCAAAGGGGTGCCTTACATTTCAACATTGGAGTTACGACATCTAGATAATACCATTTATCGAACCCCTGCCAGGGCACTCGTAACGATGCAACGTTTAGACATTGGTGGAAGATCAAATTTAAGGTAACTTGCATTTGTTCATGTAGTTCAGCTCTCCTTGTTCTATGTAATAAACTGAGTGTTAGTCGATTAATGTTGTGGAACAAATGTAATTTGTTTTGAAGTTGTTGCTTTTACCATTTTTTGTTAACTAGATATCCAGCTGATGTTTATGATCGAATTTGGAACCCCTTGAACGTTGACACACTGAATTCCAGTGTCACAAACTCTAGCATAAGCCAGGGAAATAATGATGCATATAAAATACCAGATACAATGCTGAGAACTGCTGCAAAGGAACAGAATGCCTCTTGCTCCTTGATCTATTTCTGGGAAACCCAATCTTCCAGTGCACAGTTTTATGTTTACTTCCACTTTGCTGAGATTGAGAAGCTTGTAGGGAAAAAGAGGAGATTGAAGGTTGATTTGACTGGCCAACGAAATGCAACAACAAATGCTACACTTGATTACTTGAAGCCCCTATCTCTCAGTCTAAATGGCACCCCAGATAATGCAGGCCAgctgcaattttcaatttctGCTGCCGAGGGATCAGACCTCCCTCCGCTACTGAATGGCTTTGAGATATATGCTGCTAAAGATATGCGAAATGCATCAACCGTTCCTGTTGAGGGTACACATCTTCTGTTCTTGTCTTTGCTTCCTAAATTCCTAATATTATTTTGTGTGTGTGCTTGCTGTTACTTAAGATGATGGAGCACATCGACTGCTTGTTTCTAAGAAAGGATGCTACCAGATTAGCTGGTGGATTAGAATCACCTTTCTTGACATGTGATAATTTCAAAGTACTAAACTTAGGAAGGGTCGTCTCAAAATTATGAATATGGCATcatcttgttttttttttttctctcaacttaTTTTCATTTGATCTTCTGTTTGCCACCGGAAACAATAGCTGATGCTATGATGGGTGTCAAGGGAGCATTCAAATTGATCAGAAACTGGGAAGGTGATCCATGTTTTCCAAGTGAATTGTCATGGTCTGGCTTAACCTGCAGCAACAGTAGCGCATCAAACATCCTCTCAATGTGAGTGCCCTCTTAGGCCATCAAAACCTGCTACAAAGCGTGAATTTAAACTGTTCATGACTTATAAATCTCAAACTCAGAGCCCCATTTAACAGTCCTGGACTCTTGGTgcacattcattttcttttttgtagtTTAGGAAAATGTTCAAGTTGACCAATGTTCTCTTGCTCATGTGATTGCATCTGTTAAAATAAATGCCTCGTTTCTCTCTTTTGTCTTTTAAGCAGAAACCTGAGCTCAAGCAACTTGACAGGAAAAATTCCTGCTTCAATCGCGAATCTCCGAGAAATAACATCATTGTAAGCGTCCATCTAGAGTTATTCTTTTATGTAATAGTATTATCAAATGGAATTAGGACCAAAAAGGGATTTAAAGAACAAGAAAAGTTAATGGATACCAATTTTATGCCAAATTAATATTCTGTTCTCTATCAGGGACTTGTCCAATAATGAGTTGACAGGAGAGGTGCCAGAATTTTTAGTAAATTTGCCAAATTTAAGAAACCTGTAAGTTTCTTAACTTTAATATAGACATCCTGAAAATGAAATTCTAGGAGGAAACTAAAGATTGTCTATGTCTGCAGTAATTTAACCAGCAACAAATTCACAGGCTCAGTTCCCAAGGCTTTATTGCAAAGGGCTGAAGCTGGATCGCTTATATTAAGGTTAGCTATGTAACAAAGTTCACTTCCCTTCGCTTTATTCTAAGTTATTTCTCACTTTCTCACCTTATAATCTAGGCCTTGTTTAATAACTATTTCATTTTTACTTCTAAGCTTTTCAAATTTATGCTCATTTCCATAGCTCCATCTAAATTTCTTTACTatgattttcatattttgtCTTATTTCTTACGGTGGTTAGAAAAAAAGGGTAGTTGACAACAAAGAAACTTATAGGTTATAAGtttagttttcaattttttttttaaaaaagccAAATTTTCATTAAGCAGCCTTAATGTTTTAATACTAAATGATTAATAGAAAACACAAATGAAAATCCATTTGGTTACGCCTGACATTTTCTTCTGCTTGTACTAGTGTTGGTGAAAATCCAGATCTTTGTACATCACTTAAATGTCCTTACAATTTGAAGAAGTACTTGGCTCTTATAATCATCGCCTGTATACTTGCTGTGCTCCTACCTATCGTAGTGTTTGCTTTGGTAATATACAAAAGGAGACGACAAAGAGGTATTTCTCTTATTTCTTCAGCTTCAGGTTCCATAATTTATTTATGCTTTTAACATATATCTTTGGATTACTGATGGCCTCATATTTTAAGTAAATACAATGTAACTGAGGCAAACAGGGAAAAGAGTTCTCAAGTGATGGTTGACTTTGAAGGTGTAAATGTACCAAAATCTGTGTATTTTCCTTGTTGCAGAGAATCTCAAAAGAGAGATCGAAGAAAGGTTGCTTAAATCAAAAAACCGTCAAGTTAGATATTCAGAGATACTCCTTATCTCAGATAACTTGAAGACAACTATTGGGGAAGGagggtttggaaaagtgtacTACGGTACACTGAGTGATAAAACCCAAGTTGCTATCAAACTTCTGTCTGCATCTTCACGACAAGGCTCCAACGAATTCAAAGCAGAGGTTCAGTTTTTCAATACTTCAAATTTTGGTTGTAACTTTTTACAAAGTGCACTAATATCTGATACATTATGCAAATGCAGGCTCAAATATTAACCATTGTTCATCATAGAAATCTAGTTTCTCTCATTGGTTACTGTGATGAGGCTGAGAATAAGGCACTCATCTATGAATTCATGCCTAACGGAAATCTACGCAAGCATCTATCTGGTAATTGTCGTACAAAGGATTTTGCTCTAgaatatatgtatgtatgtatccTGATGGTTGGTCGACTATATAAGATGATTTCTCCCCTTTTCCTGATACAGATCCAAACACAAAGGCCTTGAGTTGGATGGAAAGGCTCCAAATTGCAGTTGATGCAGCACAAGGTTATTTTAATTAACATAGGAGCTTATTAGTTCATAagttcatattttttttctttacactTCTAGTTTGTGAAATCTAGTAAACAAATTGCAGGGTTAGAATATTTACACAGTGGTTGCAAGCCACCTATAATTCACAGAGATATGAAAACTTCAAATATCTTGTTGAATGAGAGAATGCAAGCAAAAATATCAGATTTTGGACTGTCCAGGGTATTTGCAAATGAAAGTGATACTCATTTGTCCACATGTCCTGCTGGCACTTTCGGATATGTCGACCCTTTGTAAGTATCAACAATCACGACATTGAAAGCATCATGTTCATTCAGTATAATTCATAATAAAATGGACAATACTACTATGACCATACTTTAATAGGATATGTTCTATAAGGTATAAACAATATGTCCTTGGGTTCAAAATCTACACAACCGTGAAATTGTAATGACTATATTTACACCTTAACCTGTTTTTTCATACTATTCAAGCAAATTTCAATGTTGAAACGGTCAGATTCTCTATTTCCTGTTTGGGAATAAGAAAAACTCCTCGTTTACACAAACTAAAGaatttaaaaacatataaaCGTATTGCAGGATTCATTTGTCTGGGAACTTCACCAAGAAAAGTGACGTTTACAGCTTTGGGGTTGTGTTGTTTGAGTTGGTGACTGGGCAACCTGCCATAATCAAGGGTGAGTACAACATACACATCGTGGACTGGGCTAAGCCTTTCATTGAAGAAGGCAATATCCAAAACATTGTTGATCCAAGGTTAGAAGATACGGCAGAAAGTTGTTCTGTTGGAAAATTTGTGGAGTTGGCTCTGTCTTGTACATTGCCTACTACAGCTGAAAGGCCCGACATGAGTGATGTTGTGTCACAACTCATTGAATGTTTGAAGATGGTTCAAGACAAAATGCCAAACATGCCACAAATCACATCACACAGAATTGAGGAGTTCTCTTATAATTCAATTGGTTCTGAATCGGTGTTCAGTCCTagataaaaataattaaacaattcATTCTTTTTTGATTGAGTTGAACTGTGAGGATTATCCAAACTTTCAAATCTGTATAATAGGTCCTCAACTTTCAATCCTTCTTCAATGAAGTtgaaatttgtaaaatttaacCTATCGGATCTAATTTGTAATCAAAATTTTGTATCTATGTAGTTCGTGAATTTTCAAAGATATCAAGGGTCGCCGACTAAATTTATAATAGTGGATGAAGGTATTTTTAAGAGTTTGAACTTACGACAAATTCAATTTGAAAGCTTAAGCTTCATTTGAtaacattttaacttttaaaattgtACAAATTGAGGTAGGAGGATTCAAATAATGAATTTCTATTCATCGGCGTAAACTTATACCAGTTGATCTAGGATTTTGTTGACAATTTAATCTTGTTTTGTTAAACAAACATTTGAATTTCTAGTCAAATAAAAATGGGGAGagaaatctttttatt
It contains:
- the LOC103500770 gene encoding probable LRR receptor-like serine/threonine-protein kinase At1g05700 isoform X1, producing the protein MDYVGNGHKFPSTKICLLFKSCFIFFCLFTILFNSKLAAGYAYGARNLASDTPSGFISIDCGANEDYMDNGILYKSDRDFVDTGINQPVSPNISRNLRPQLKNVRSFPEGRRNCYVLKPENGKDNTYLIRASFLYGNYDRKNTTPIFDLYLGSNLWWTVDWDNGYVETLYTPSTDYITVCLFNTSKGVPYISTLELRHLDNTIYRTPARALVTMQRLDIGGRSNLRYPADVYDRIWNPLNVDTLNSSVTNSSISQGNNDAYKIPDTMLRTAAKEQNASCSLIYFWETQSSSAQFYVYFHFAEIEKLVGKKRRLKVDLTGQRNATTNATLDYLKPLSLSLNGTPDNAGQLQFSISAAEGSDLPPLLNGFEIYAAKDMRNASTVPVEADAMMGVKGAFKLIRNWEGDPCFPSELSWSGLTCSNSSASNILSINLSSSNLTGKIPASIANLREITSLDLSNNELTGEVPEFLVNLPNLRNLNLTSNKFTGSVPKALLQRAEAGSLILSVGENPDLCTSLKCPYNLKKYLALIIIACILAVLLPIVVFALVIYKRRRQRENLKREIEERLLKSKNRQVRYSEILLISDNLKTTIGEGGFGKVYYGTLSDKTQVAIKLLSASSRQGSNEFKAEAQILTIVHHRNLVSLIGYCDEAENKALIYEFMPNGNLRKHLSDPNTKALSWMERLQIAVDAAQGLEYLHSGCKPPIIHRDMKTSNILLNERMQAKISDFGLSRVFANESDTHLSTCPAGTFGYVDPLIHLSGNFTKKSDVYSFGVVLFELVTGQPAIIKGEYNIHIVDWAKPFIEEGNIQNIVDPRLEDTAESCSVGKFVELALSCTLPTTAERPDMSDVVSQLIECLKMVQDKMPNMPQITSHRIEEFSYNSIGSESVFSPR
- the LOC103500770 gene encoding putative leucine-rich repeat receptor-like protein kinase At2g19210 isoform X3, which encodes MDYVGNGHKFPSTKICLLFKSCFIFFCLFTILFNSKLAAGYAYGARNLASDTPSGFISIDCGANEDYMDNGILYKSDRDFVDTGINQPVSPNISRNLRPQLKNVRSFPEGRRNCYVLKPENGKDNTYLIRASFLYGNYDRKNTTPIFDLYLGSNLWWTVDWDNGYVETLYTPSTDYITVCLFNTSKGVPYISTLELRHLDNTIYRTPARALVTMQRLDIGGRSNLRYPADVYDRIWNPLNVDTLNSSVTNSSISQGNNDAYKIPDTMLRTAAKEQNASCSLIYFWETQSSSAQFYVYFHFAEIEKLVGKKRRLKVDLTGQRNATTNATLDYLKPLSLSLNGTPDNAGQLQFSISAAEGSDLPPLLNGFEIYAAKDMRNASTVPVEADAMMGVKGAFKLIRNWEGDPCFPSELSWSGLTCSNSSASNILSINLSSSNLTGKIPASIANLREITSLDLSNNELTGEVPEFLVNLPNLRNLNLTSNKFTGSVPKALLQRAEAGSLILSVGENPDLCTSLKCPYNLKKYLALIIIACILAVLLPIVVFALVIYKRRRQRENLKREIEERLLKSKNRQVRYSEILLISDNLKTTIGEGGFGKVYYGTLSDKTQVAIKLLSASSRQGSNEFKAEAQILTIVHHRNLVSLIGYCDEAENKALIYEFMPNGNLRKHLSDPNTKALSWMERLQIAVDAAQVNKLQG
- the LOC103500770 gene encoding probable LRR receptor-like serine/threonine-protein kinase At1g05700 isoform X2, which gives rise to MPYTPIPLWREKKKLHGMKHWAQGVTCPGFISIDCGANEDYMDNGILYKSDRDFVDTGINQPVSPNISRNLRPQLKNVRSFPEGRRNCYVLKPENGKDNTYLIRASFLYGNYDRKNTTPIFDLYLGSNLWWTVDWDNGYVETLYTPSTDYITVCLFNTSKGVPYISTLELRHLDNTIYRTPARALVTMQRLDIGGRSNLRYPADVYDRIWNPLNVDTLNSSVTNSSISQGNNDAYKIPDTMLRTAAKEQNASCSLIYFWETQSSSAQFYVYFHFAEIEKLVGKKRRLKVDLTGQRNATTNATLDYLKPLSLSLNGTPDNAGQLQFSISAAEGSDLPPLLNGFEIYAAKDMRNASTVPVEADAMMGVKGAFKLIRNWEGDPCFPSELSWSGLTCSNSSASNILSINLSSSNLTGKIPASIANLREITSLDLSNNELTGEVPEFLVNLPNLRNLNLTSNKFTGSVPKALLQRAEAGSLILSVGENPDLCTSLKCPYNLKKYLALIIIACILAVLLPIVVFALVIYKRRRQRENLKREIEERLLKSKNRQVRYSEILLISDNLKTTIGEGGFGKVYYGTLSDKTQVAIKLLSASSRQGSNEFKAEAQILTIVHHRNLVSLIGYCDEAENKALIYEFMPNGNLRKHLSDPNTKALSWMERLQIAVDAAQGLEYLHSGCKPPIIHRDMKTSNILLNERMQAKISDFGLSRVFANESDTHLSTCPAGTFGYVDPLIHLSGNFTKKSDVYSFGVVLFELVTGQPAIIKGEYNIHIVDWAKPFIEEGNIQNIVDPRLEDTAESCSVGKFVELALSCTLPTTAERPDMSDVVSQLIECLKMVQDKMPNMPQITSHRIEEFSYNSIGSESVFSPR